In one Chitinophaga sancti genomic region, the following are encoded:
- a CDS encoding alpha/beta hydrolase-fold protein, whose amino-acid sequence MKKSIILLSIFCLAYLYGDAQEMATQAPNGFDSLRNNISHGRIDTIRYQSGTVGTIRKALVYTPPGYSKKKKYPVLYLLHGIGGDEKEWLNGGSPQIILDNLYAEGQLVPMIVIMPNGRAMKDDRATGNIMAPDKVQAFATFEQDLLQDLIPFVEKQFPVFTDRENRAIAGLSMGGGQSLNFGLAHPDRFAWVGSFSAAPNTKMPELLVPDPALIKKQLKLLWISCGNDDNLISISKRMHDYLYENEVPHIYYLEPGGHDFKVWKNGLYMFSKFLFKPVSPTVFQHYTVAGSPAATNVRNARFPQVLPDNRVVFRLKAPQAKQVQVDLGRKYELSKDTGGYWIATTDSISEGFHYYSLLIDGVAVADPASETFYGMGRMAAGIEIPFSGGAYYAIKDVAHGDVRMKRYFSLVTNTWRRCFVYTPPGYDTSTSRRYPVLYLLHGGGEDERGWSTQGKTDLILDNLIAAQQAEQMLVVMMDGNVSTGGFNEMALRAFENELVNVVVPFVDKNYRTITNAAHRALAGLSMGGIQTLYAGVNHTDLFAYLGVFSSGWFGGQQPVAEQQYAYMQKSSGKINTDLKQFWIAMGGKEDIAYNNCQQMLKRFDEAGVKYKYSEYPGGHTWPVWRNNLYKFSQLLFR is encoded by the coding sequence ATGAAAAAAAGCATCATTCTACTTTCCATTTTTTGTTTAGCCTACCTGTATGGAGATGCACAGGAGATGGCTACCCAGGCGCCAAATGGCTTCGATTCTCTGCGCAATAATATCAGTCACGGCAGGATTGATACGATCCGGTATCAATCCGGCACGGTAGGTACAATACGAAAGGCCCTGGTGTATACGCCTCCCGGCTATTCTAAAAAGAAAAAATACCCTGTTTTGTATTTATTGCATGGCATTGGCGGTGATGAGAAGGAATGGCTCAATGGCGGCTCCCCACAGATAATCCTGGATAATCTATATGCAGAAGGGCAACTGGTACCAATGATAGTGATTATGCCAAACGGAAGAGCGATGAAGGATGACCGGGCTACCGGCAATATAATGGCCCCTGACAAGGTGCAGGCATTCGCTACTTTTGAGCAGGACCTTTTGCAGGACCTCATTCCTTTTGTGGAAAAGCAATTTCCGGTATTTACTGACAGGGAAAACCGGGCAATTGCAGGACTATCGATGGGGGGAGGGCAATCACTCAACTTTGGTCTGGCGCACCCTGACAGGTTTGCCTGGGTGGGTAGCTTTTCTGCTGCTCCCAATACGAAAATGCCTGAGTTATTAGTGCCGGATCCGGCACTGATAAAAAAGCAATTGAAACTTCTCTGGATTTCATGCGGAAATGATGATAATCTCATTAGCATCAGTAAGCGTATGCACGATTATCTCTATGAAAATGAAGTGCCGCACATTTATTATTTAGAGCCGGGCGGGCATGATTTTAAAGTCTGGAAAAACGGCCTGTATATGTTTTCGAAATTTCTCTTCAAGCCTGTGTCACCCACAGTATTTCAGCATTACACTGTAGCCGGTAGTCCAGCTGCTACCAATGTACGAAATGCCCGGTTTCCACAGGTATTGCCTGATAATCGTGTTGTTTTTCGCCTGAAAGCACCACAGGCAAAACAGGTGCAGGTTGATCTTGGGAGGAAATATGAGCTGTCGAAGGATACAGGAGGTTATTGGATAGCTACTACAGATTCCATCAGTGAAGGGTTTCATTATTATTCATTACTGATAGACGGGGTGGCGGTTGCCGATCCGGCCAGCGAAACTTTTTATGGAATGGGCCGTATGGCTGCGGGTATAGAAATACCTTTTTCCGGTGGCGCTTATTATGCTATTAAAGATGTTGCCCATGGTGATGTACGCATGAAACGTTATTTTTCGCTGGTTACTAATACATGGCGGCGTTGTTTTGTGTATACGCCTCCGGGGTATGATACCAGTACCAGCAGGCGGTATCCTGTGCTTTACCTGCTGCATGGCGGAGGTGAGGATGAACGTGGGTGGAGTACACAGGGAAAGACCGATCTTATCCTGGATAATCTTATTGCCGCACAACAGGCAGAACAGATGCTGGTCGTGATGATGGACGGGAATGTTTCTACCGGCGGATTTAATGAAATGGCATTGCGGGCTTTTGAAAATGAACTGGTCAATGTGGTGGTACCTTTTGTAGATAAAAACTACCGTACGATTACAAATGCAGCACACAGGGCATTGGCTGGACTGTCTATGGGCGGTATTCAAACCCTTTATGCGGGTGTCAATCACACTGATCTCTTTGCTTATCTCGGGGTTTTTAGCTCTGGTTGGTTTGGGGGGCAGCAACCTGTGGCAGAACAACAATATGCTTATATGCAAAAGTCTTCAGGTAAGATCAATACTGATCTGAAGCAGTTCTGGATCGCTATGGGGGGTAAAGAGGATATAGCATACAATAACTGTCAGCAAATGTTGAAAAGGTTTGATGAAGCAGGCGTCAAATATAAATACAGCGAGTATCCTGGTGGCCATACCTGGCCGGTGTGGCGCAATAATCTTTACAAATTTTCCCAACTCTTATTCAGGTGA